The following are encoded in a window of Miltoncostaea marina genomic DNA:
- a CDS encoding ribulose-phosphate 3-epimerase — translation MSARVPREPLVLPSVMSADMLALGAQLDALIAAGAGAIHVDVMDGHFVPNLTVGPDFARAAAGPVRAAGGLVDVHLMVSRPAEMVPLFAPHADAITVHVEADPHPHRLLGLIRDAGCAAGLALNPGTPVEHVAELAGELDYVNVLAVNPGFAGQSFIATTPARIARLRALLPDGLPIEVDGGIGMATMPAARDAGATMFVSASSIFGAPDPVGAFRELDALARAA, via the coding sequence GTGAGCGCCCGCGTGCCACGCGAGCCGCTCGTGCTGCCGTCGGTGATGTCGGCCGACATGCTGGCCCTCGGCGCCCAGCTCGACGCGCTCATCGCGGCGGGCGCCGGCGCGATCCACGTCGACGTGATGGACGGCCACTTCGTGCCCAACCTGACGGTGGGGCCGGACTTCGCCCGCGCCGCGGCCGGCCCGGTGCGCGCGGCCGGCGGGCTCGTGGACGTACACCTCATGGTCAGCCGGCCTGCCGAGATGGTGCCGCTGTTCGCCCCGCACGCCGACGCGATCACCGTGCACGTGGAGGCCGACCCGCACCCGCACCGCCTGCTCGGCCTGATCCGCGACGCGGGCTGCGCCGCGGGCCTCGCGCTCAACCCGGGCACGCCGGTGGAGCACGTCGCCGAGCTCGCGGGCGAGCTGGACTACGTCAACGTGCTGGCCGTCAACCCGGGCTTCGCCGGGCAGTCGTTCATCGCGACGACCCCCGCCCGCATCGCCCGCCTGCGCGCCCTGCTGCCGGACGGGCTGCCGATCGAGGTGGACGGCGGCATCGGGATGGCGACGATGCCCGCCGCCCGCGACGCGGGCGCGACGATGTTCGTCTCGGCGTCGTCGATCTTCGGGGCGCCCGACCCGGTGGGCGCCTTCCGCGAGCTGGACGCGCTGGCGCGGGCGGCGTGA